The following is a genomic window from Syntrophorhabdales bacterium.
GCCCTGGATGGGGATTTCATGCTGATACCTCCGATACTGTGTTGGTAACGACGCTAAACAGAGCACCAGGAATAAAACTGTACCGACCGGTACATAGACGCATACACTACTATATACAAGCAGCGGCGAGCAGTGTCAAGCGTTTATTAGTGCTGCCTTCTCAATCCTCGAGCTTGCCGGCCCTGAAAGCCTTCAGATAGTTTCTGCAGAAGGGGTCCTGGCCTATGAGCACCACGGTTGCGCGCAACGTGGCCATGAGCTTCTTGTCAAGCGGATCGATCAGCGCGCCTTGCAGCCCCGCTTTCATCGCGAGGGTAAGAAAGGTGCGATTAATCAGGGGTCTTTTCGGGAGCGAGAAGGAAACATTTGAAAGGCCGCAGACGGTCTTCACTCCGGGAAGTTCCCGGTTAATTCTTTCAATCGCGTCAAGAAAGATGAGAGCGGCTTTACTGTCAACACTGACCGCCTGGACCAGCGGATCAAGATGAATCCTTTCCCTCTTCACGCCGATGGCTTCGAGGTCGTGCACGAGCTTCGTCGCATTCTCGAGAACCTGATCTGCGGTTTTGGGAATACCGCGTTCGCCTATGCAGAGGGCTACCACATCGCACTCCCGTTCTTTGATAACAGGTGCCATCTTTTCGAAACGAGCCTTTTCTGCGGTAGTCGAATTAAGCATCGGCACATCGCGCACTTTATTCACAACAGCCGCAAGGACCTCAGGGCTGGAACTGTCCAGGGAAAGTCTCGCAGGTACTGCTTCTTCTATGACATCGATAAGCCACCGGAGGTCGTCAAGCTCTGACGCTGAACGGGAACCGGCGTTCACATCGATGATATCGGCGCCCGCTTCCACCTGTGCTTTCACGTCTGCCTGGATATAGACTACATCACGGTTTCCTACAGCCTCATTGACAGCCTTGCGGCTTGTATTGATTCTTTCCCCGACGATCAACATACCTCGTATCCTCCGTCCGTCAGCGCTAGAATAGTGGTGAAGAAGGTAACCACTAAGGATTCAAGTTTCTACAGGAGCGGCAGATTTTTGTCAAGCTGCACTTCACTCTCGATCCATGCCCCGCTACCCTGGCCTTTATGCAATGGGCCATTCCCCTCTTTCCTTCAGCACTTCTCGAAAAACTTTCAAGGCTTCATTCACCGTTGGCATGCCGGCATAGGTGGCAAGTTGGAAAAAAACCTCGGTAAGCTTCCTGGGATCGCACCCCACATTGAGGGCTGCGTTGACATGGAGTCTCAATTCCTCTGTCGCCTTCAGTGCGGCCAGCATGGCGCATGCGGCCATCTGTCGCTCCGGCAGTGTCAGCACGGTCCTGGAATAAAGGTTTCCGGTGATGAACCCTGAAAAGTCGTTCGCAAGGTCCCGGTCAAATTCTTTCCACATCAGATACGGAGGGTCCATCTTAATACCCTTGCCAAAAAGTTTCGCGGCTGTCGCCTGAGTTCTTTTCTTTAACGCATCATCCATGGTGCCGACCTCCTCTTCCCTGCGGTGATCAATCTATTATCACGACGGGCTTGATCCGTCAATACCCCCCGCAATTTGTCCCCAACGCCGCACTTTTGGGACGGAACCCCTTACCTAAAACAATCTTCTGACGATAATATCTATGGCAGGAGAGTGTCGGACTGTCTATCTGCGATGATGAAAGGAGATTGAGCCGTAAAACCGGTAGCTAAAGACCCGTCCTCGGGTCAGCCTATCATAGAAAGGCGATCAGCCAAGGGTCTGAACCCGCCGAAAACACTCGCGCAGATCCTGCAGGATAGCGATGCATTCTCGGTCTGGGTCTCTCATAGAAACGGACAAAAGTCAGACGTGGTCATCACGTTTATCGAGGAACTATCAGAAGCCGACAGAGATGCTCTGGCCTCTAAAGCACATCTGGTCATGGAGCCTGATAACGACCTGCTTGACCAGGTCGCCAAGCTCAAGAAAGAAAACAATCACCTGCGATCCCTCACCCTGACAGATGCCCTCACCGGTCTTTACAACACGCGCTTCTTCACTATGCAGCTCGAGATAGAAATCGCGCGAACACGCCGTACAGGCCAACCCAGCTCCATGATGATGATCGATCTGGACAACTTCAAGCTCTTGAACGATACGATGGGGCACGTACACGGGAACCGCTTTCTTCTGAAGACAGCAAGCACCCTGCGCGAGCAGCTGCGCCCTACCGATATTGTCTGTCGCTACGGAGGAGATGAATTCGCTGTTATAATGCCGGCGACGGACATTTATGATGCGGCCCGTATCGCAACAAGGTTACAGCAGGCAATAGCGTCGATCCCCTTGAAGAAATTACTTCCGGTTTCCGCCAGCATCGGCGTGGCTGAGTATTCAGCAGCGTCTAAAGGGGGTAGCGAAGAGTTTGTGCACCAGGCAGACATGGCTCTCTACAAGGCAAAGAAGAATGGAAAGAACCAGGTCTTCTACGCGGGCAAACCGGAAAAAACCGTAGAGCTTGACTCGGTTACCCAGGAAGAGAAGTGGAGTCTGGCACGCGCCTCGAAGTGGCGGACAGAGCAATTCTTCGGGGGAATCGAACCGCATAACGGAACAGGGAACTCAGGAAGAGCAGCCCTCAAAAAAAGGAGCTAATCATGGACGAACACATTCCGGTGATCGCATCCGTGGCCAGCGGTAAGGGGGGCGTCGGCAAGACCTTCGTTACCATCAACCTGGCTGCTTTGCTGGCAAAAAAAGGAAAGAAAGTTCTCGCCGTGGATTGCGATCTGGGCCTTGCCAACATGGACATCATGTTGGGCCTCAATCCTGCCCTCACCCTTAAAGATGTGATTTTCGGAAACAGCAACGTACGTGAGGCTGTCACTGCGACAGACGCAGGCTTCGATCTGATTGCAGGCAGTTCCGGCGTGAAGGAAATGGCCCAGCCGCTCTACGAAAAGATTCAGCTTGTCAAAGATGCGCTCAGGCCTCTTTTTCCTTCGTACGACTACGTGCTCCTCGATACCGGTGCAGGCATTTCAGAGATGGTCCTTCAGTTCAATCTCATGGCCTACCGCAACATCATCGTGCTCAATCGCGAGCTGACCAGCTTGACCGACGCCTATGCGATGATCAAAGTACTGTATCAGATCTTTGCCAGAGATTGTTTCAGCGTAATCGTGAACTCAACGGCAAACGAAAAAGAGGGAGTGAAGATTTTTTCTCAGATCGATGCAACGTGTAGGAAGTTTCTCGGTTTTCCTTTGGAATACCTCGGCTGTATAACCGGCGATCAGGCGGTCCCCAGGTCCATAGTCAGGCAGCAAGTCCTGGCAATCTCATCACCTCAGTCGGTGGTCACGAGAGATTGCGATCTCCTCAGTCGAAAGATTTGTTCCTGGGCCCCGACCTGCTAGTATCCCTTCTGTCTTTCGCGCTTCTCGAGCAGCACCAGCGTCTCCAGATGAGCCGTATGGGGGAAAAAATCGAATGGCAGGATTTTGATGGGAATGAAGTTCCTGTCTGCCAGATGTTTCAAATCCCGCGCGAGTGTGGAGGGATTGCAGGAGACGTAGATGAGTCGAGGGGCAGCAGCACCGGTGATGAACCTTAAGGCCTCGCCGGTCAAGCCGGCTCTTGGCGGATCGACTATCACGAGGTCGAAGGAGTCTGCGATGCCCAGCCTGTCGGCCTGTTCAGCCTTTTGCCTGTAAAATCGGCAGTTACGCACTTGGTTACTCCTGCAGTTCTCCAGAGCTGCCGCAATATTCTCTTGATTCGAATCAATACCCACAACCTCCCGGACAAAAGGAGAAAGGGAGATCTCGATGGGGCCCGTTCCACAGTAGAGCCCTAGTACCTTTTGACTGCCTGTTGCCCTGCACAGGCCTCCGATCGATTCGTAGAGCCTTCCTGCCATGGCTGCGTTAGGCTGAAAAAACGTTTCCGGATCCATCCTGAACTTGAACCCGGCGATCATTTCCTCCAGGAAAGGCGATCCAAAGAGAATCTCTCTCTTGCGGTTCGCTACGGTCCAGAGGCTGGCGATTTCAGGGACCTCTCTCTGCAGGCTGGTAAGAAGCCATGGAAGCTCCAAAATGCTGTTTCCTTGATAGACGAGGCTAACCATCAGTCTCTTATTCCATTTTGCCTCCCGAATGACGAGCTTTCTAGGTATTGCGACATTTTCTTTCCTTCCGCGAGCATTCGCGTGAATCCTTGAGGCATACTCCGCCATGAGCGGCAAGAGTCGCTCCAGGACTGTGCTGAATATAGGGCACTGCCTGATCTCAACCAGCCTTCCCACATAAGGCTCGAATGGGGAGACTCTTTCTCTGAAGCCTACAGCGCCCGCCGGGCTGTCACCGAAGAAAAGCTCTACCTTGCTTCTGTAATAATACTGGTCAACAGACGGCAGGATTGGAGGCACTTCGATGCGATCAAGCGCTACATTACCTATTCTGCGTAATGTCTGTACAAGATAATTTTGCTTCAGCTCGAGCTGTTTTTCATACTGCAGGTCCTGAAACACACAGCCGCCGCAATGCTGCGTGTGGGCACAGACAGGCTCAATTCTGAATGGAGATTCCCGTTCTATGGAGAGTAACTGGGCAAAGCCGAAACGTTTACTCCGCCTCACCATCTTTGCCTGCACAACGTCTCCCGGCAGAGCACCAGGAACGAACCAGACAAGCTCACCCTGCTTCGCCACACCAAAACCATCCGGGAAAGCTATATCAATAATCTCAAGGGAGCGCATCTCCTCAGAATACTGTTTCATCGGTTGTTCCGCCCCATGTGGTCTTCCTTGCCCCGTGACCCGTGCGCCGTGACCCTCGTTTTATTCGTGCCATACCTGTTCCATGCTCTCTGGTACTCTTGCCAGAGCTCTTCCCTGTGGAGCATCTTCAGAGCCTCCCGGATGAGAGGCCTGTTTTTCGGGTTGCGCCACTGGATGAGTGCCCTTTGCATCTTGCGTTCGTGCGCGCTGCTCGGCACGTAAACGTCGCGGCCCGTAAAGGGGTCTTTTCCCGTATAGAACATGCAGCCGGATGCAGTAAGGGGAAGAGGCATGAAATCCTGGATCTGTTCAGGGCTGATGCCCCGCTTCACGAGGTAGAGCGAAAGATCCAGAGCATCCTGAAGGGAAGAACCCGGATGGGCGCTGATGAAATAATTTACGAGAAACTGCTTCTTCTTCAAGCGCAGGTTCGTTTCCTTGAACCTCTTCACAAACTGCTCGTAGACCGCAAAACCCGGTTTGTTCATCAGCCTCAGCACCTTGTCTTTCGTGTGCTCCGGGGCCACTTTGAGCTGCCCGCTCACATGATGCTCGCAAAGCTCATCTAGGAAGAGGCGCTCCTCACCGTCTCCTGTCAGCAGGTCGTAGCGCAACCCGCTTTCTATAAAGAGATGCTTCACCCCGGGCAACTCGAGGATCTTTCGGTAGAGACTCATACTCTCCTCATACCCCAGCTTGAGATTTCCGCATCTTCGCGGCACGAAGCAGTTTTTTTCTGCGCAGGCGCCTTTGCGCTCCCAGCGGGCGCAGCGCGCCATGAACAAGTTCGCAGTCGGGCCACCCACATCAGTGATCGTTCCTTTGAAGTCGGTCCTCTCAGAAAGAAGTCTCGCTTCCCTGAGAAGAGAGGCAGATGTACGCGACTGGATGATCCTCCCCTGATGCATACCGAGCGAGCAGAAGGCGCAGCCGCCCGCGCAGCCGCGGTGAGACGTGATTGAAAATTTCACGGTTTCAAAACCAGGTACACCGCCGTATGGGCTGTAACGCGGATGCCAGGCACGCTCGTACGGCATCTCGTAGATTTGATCGAGCTTTTCCGGCGCAAGTGGTCTTGCCGGTGGAAACTGAATGACATAGCGCGCAGCATGCTTCTGGAGAATAGTACCTCCCCTCACCGGGTCCTGATGTTCGGCGATCGTCGCAAAGGCACGGTTAAATTGTTCCTTGTCCCGCAGCACCTCCTCATAGGAAGGTATTTCGACAATCCCGCGGTCAGGCTCGATTTCTTTTGCCACAAGGGCCGTACCCCGGATGCCGTAGAGATCCCTGCCCTCGCGCAGGCGCCGCGCAACCTCTACAACCTGCTCCTCTCCCATGCCGTACACCAAAAGATCGGCCCGCGAATCAATCAGAATGGAGCGGCGGACGCTGTCGTCCCACCAATCGTAGTG
Proteins encoded in this region:
- a CDS encoding GGDEF domain-containing protein, translated to MVITFIEELSEADRDALASKAHLVMEPDNDLLDQVAKLKKENNHLRSLTLTDALTGLYNTRFFTMQLEIEIARTRRTGQPSSMMMIDLDNFKLLNDTMGHVHGNRFLLKTASTLREQLRPTDIVCRYGGDEFAVIMPATDIYDAARIATRLQQAIASIPLKKLLPVSASIGVAEYSAASKGGSEEFVHQADMALYKAKKNGKNQVFYAGKPEKTVELDSVTQEEKWSLARASKWRTEQFFGGIEPHNGTGNSGRAALKKRS
- a CDS encoding dihydropteroate synthase, producing MLIVGERINTSRKAVNEAVGNRDVVYIQADVKAQVEAGADIIDVNAGSRSASELDDLRWLIDVIEEAVPARLSLDSSSPEVLAAVVNKVRDVPMLNSTTAEKARFEKMAPVIKERECDVVALCIGERGIPKTADQVLENATKLVHDLEAIGVKRERIHLDPLVQAVSVDSKAALIFLDAIERINRELPGVKTVCGLSNVSFSLPKRPLINRTFLTLAMKAGLQGALIDPLDKKLMATLRATVVLIGQDPFCRNYLKAFRAGKLED
- a CDS encoding MinD/ParA family protein, giving the protein MDEHIPVIASVASGKGGVGKTFVTINLAALLAKKGKKVLAVDCDLGLANMDIMLGLNPALTLKDVIFGNSNVREAVTATDAGFDLIAGSSGVKEMAQPLYEKIQLVKDALRPLFPSYDYVLLDTGAGISEMVLQFNLMAYRNIIVLNRELTSLTDAYAMIKVLYQIFARDCFSVIVNSTANEKEGVKIFSQIDATCRKFLGFPLEYLGCITGDQAVPRSIVRQQVLAISSPQSVVTRDCDLLSRKICSWAPTC
- a CDS encoding YgiQ family radical SAM protein → MAFLPISREDLSARGWDYLDVILVSGDAYVDHPSYGAAVIGRRLEAAGFRTGIIAQPDWRSTEAFEQLGEPRLFFGVTSGNLDSMVANYTSTKRRRSVDDYSPGGNTGLRPDRAVTVYANRIREAFGDACIVLGGIEASLRRFAHYDWWDDSVRRSILIDSRADLLVYGMGEEQVVEVARRLREGRDLYGIRGTALVAKEIEPDRGIVEIPSYEEVLRDKEQFNRAFATIAEHQDPVRGGTILQKHAARYVIQFPPARPLAPEKLDQIYEMPYERAWHPRYSPYGGVPGFETVKFSITSHRGCAGGCAFCSLGMHQGRIIQSRTSASLLREARLLSERTDFKGTITDVGGPTANLFMARCARWERKGACAEKNCFVPRRCGNLKLGYEESMSLYRKILELPGVKHLFIESGLRYDLLTGDGEERLFLDELCEHHVSGQLKVAPEHTKDKVLRLMNKPGFAVYEQFVKRFKETNLRLKKKQFLVNYFISAHPGSSLQDALDLSLYLVKRGISPEQIQDFMPLPLTASGCMFYTGKDPFTGRDVYVPSSAHERKMQRALIQWRNPKNRPLIREALKMLHREELWQEYQRAWNRYGTNKTRVTAHGSRGKEDHMGRNNR
- the rlmD gene encoding 23S rRNA (uracil(1939)-C(5))-methyltransferase RlmD; its protein translation is MKQYSEEMRSLEIIDIAFPDGFGVAKQGELVWFVPGALPGDVVQAKMVRRSKRFGFAQLLSIERESPFRIEPVCAHTQHCGGCVFQDLQYEKQLELKQNYLVQTLRRIGNVALDRIEVPPILPSVDQYYYRSKVELFFGDSPAGAVGFRERVSPFEPYVGRLVEIRQCPIFSTVLERLLPLMAEYASRIHANARGRKENVAIPRKLVIREAKWNKRLMVSLVYQGNSILELPWLLTSLQREVPEIASLWTVANRKREILFGSPFLEEMIAGFKFRMDPETFFQPNAAMAGRLYESIGGLCRATGSQKVLGLYCGTGPIEISLSPFVREVVGIDSNQENIAAALENCRSNQVRNCRFYRQKAEQADRLGIADSFDLVIVDPPRAGLTGEALRFITGAAAPRLIYVSCNPSTLARDLKHLADRNFIPIKILPFDFFPHTAHLETLVLLEKRERQKGY
- a CDS encoding carboxymuconolactone decarboxylase family protein — translated: MDDALKKRTQATAAKLFGKGIKMDPPYLMWKEFDRDLANDFSGFITGNLYSRTVLTLPERQMAACAMLAALKATEELRLHVNAALNVGCDPRKLTEVFFQLATYAGMPTVNEALKVFREVLKERGEWPIA